From Alcaligenes faecalis, the proteins below share one genomic window:
- a CDS encoding DUF1852 domain-containing protein translates to MNKEFAFSIKSIRFDENYRPSDNTRITTNFANLARGESRQQNLRNTLKMIDNRFNNLAHWDNPNGDRYSVELDIMSVDIDVEGNGSTFPTIEILKTNIVDHKENKRIEGIVGNNFSSYVRDYDFSVVLLEHNKNKNGFSAPEGFGDLHGKLFKAFVNSTLYQENFNKSPVICLSVSSSKVYHRTGNQHPVLGVEYQQNEFSPTDEYFAKMGLQVRYFMPPNSVAPLAFYFRGDLLSDYTNLELISTISTMETFQKIYRPEIYNANSAAGMRYQPSLKNADHSVTQIVYDREERSRLAVEQGRFTEESFIKPYKVILDQWAASYAL, encoded by the coding sequence ATGAACAAAGAATTCGCGTTCAGCATCAAAAGCATCCGTTTTGATGAAAACTACCGTCCATCCGACAACACACGCATCACCACCAATTTTGCCAACTTGGCCCGTGGTGAAAGCCGTCAGCAAAACCTGCGCAATACCCTGAAGATGATCGACAATCGCTTCAACAATCTGGCCCATTGGGACAACCCGAATGGGGATCGTTACTCGGTTGAACTGGATATTATGTCAGTTGATATTGATGTTGAAGGCAATGGCTCTACATTCCCTACCATCGAAATCCTGAAAACCAATATCGTTGACCACAAGGAAAACAAGCGTATTGAAGGGATTGTGGGCAACAACTTCTCTTCGTATGTGCGTGATTACGATTTCAGCGTGGTTCTGCTGGAGCACAACAAGAACAAAAATGGTTTCAGCGCTCCGGAAGGCTTTGGTGACTTGCATGGCAAGTTGTTCAAGGCTTTCGTGAACTCCACGCTGTATCAGGAAAACTTCAACAAATCCCCCGTGATTTGCCTGAGCGTGTCCAGCAGCAAGGTCTACCACCGTACAGGTAATCAGCATCCCGTATTGGGCGTTGAATACCAGCAAAATGAGTTTTCGCCGACCGATGAGTACTTCGCAAAAATGGGTCTGCAGGTTCGTTATTTCATGCCCCCAAATAGCGTGGCGCCTTTGGCTTTTTATTTCCGTGGCGATTTGCTCAGTGACTACACGAATCTGGAATTAATCAGTACCATCAGCACGATGGAGACATTCCAGAAAATCTATCGACCCGAGATTTACAATGCCAACTCGGCAGCAGGAATGCGCTATCAGCCCAGCCTGAAAAATGCGGATCATTCGGTTACGCAAATTGTCTACGATCGTGAAGAACGTAGCCGTCTGGCGGTTGAGCAGGGCCGGTTTACTGAAGAAAGTTTTATCAAGCCATACAAAGTTATTCTTGATCAATGGGCAGCCAGTTACGCGCTTTGA
- a CDS encoding methionine synthase, with protein MKKLLPTSTAGSLPKPSWLAEPEKLWSPWRLEGEDLVEGKKDALRLSLQEQLHAGIDLISDGEQTRQHFVTTFIEHLEGVDFEKRETVRIRDRYDASVPTVVGAVTRPKSVFVDDAKFLRQQTSQPIKWALPGPMTMIDTLYDNHYKSREKLAWEFAKILNQEAKELEAAGVDIIQFDEPAFNVFFDEVNDWGIATLERAIEGLKCETAVHICYGYGIKANTDWKKTLGSEWRQYEESFPKLQQSKIDIISLECQNSHVPMDLIELIRGKKVMVGAIDVATNVIETADEVANTLRKALKFVDADKLYPSTNCGMAPLPRAVARGKLHALSAGAEIVRKELSA; from the coding sequence ATGAAAAAATTGCTACCCACCTCCACCGCTGGCAGTTTGCCTAAACCCTCCTGGCTTGCTGAACCCGAGAAACTTTGGTCGCCCTGGAGACTGGAAGGTGAGGACCTGGTCGAAGGCAAGAAAGATGCACTGCGCTTGTCCTTGCAAGAACAATTGCATGCCGGTATTGACCTGATTAGCGACGGCGAACAAACCCGCCAGCACTTTGTCACGACCTTTATCGAGCATCTGGAAGGTGTCGATTTTGAAAAGCGCGAGACCGTGCGTATTCGTGACCGTTACGATGCCAGCGTGCCAACCGTTGTGGGGGCCGTGACGCGTCCCAAATCCGTGTTTGTGGATGATGCCAAATTCTTGCGTCAGCAAACTTCGCAGCCGATCAAATGGGCGCTGCCTGGCCCCATGACCATGATCGATACGCTGTACGACAACCACTACAAGAGCCGTGAAAAACTGGCTTGGGAATTTGCCAAGATCCTGAACCAGGAAGCCAAAGAGCTGGAAGCCGCCGGCGTGGATATCATCCAGTTTGACGAGCCCGCTTTCAACGTGTTCTTTGACGAAGTGAACGACTGGGGTATTGCTACTCTGGAACGTGCCATCGAAGGTCTGAAGTGCGAAACTGCCGTGCACATTTGCTACGGCTACGGCATCAAGGCCAACACCGACTGGAAAAAGACTCTTGGCTCGGAATGGCGTCAGTACGAAGAGTCCTTCCCGAAGCTGCAGCAATCCAAGATCGACATCATTTCCCTGGAGTGCCAGAACTCTCACGTTCCCATGGATTTGATCGAACTGATCCGTGGCAAGAAAGTGATGGTTGGCGCCATTGACGTGGCCACCAACGTGATTGAAACCGCTGACGAAGTGGCCAACACACTGCGCAAGGCGCTGAAGTTTGTGGACGCTGACAAGCTGTACCCCTCCACCAACTGCGGTATGGCACCTTTGCCACGCGCCGTGGCTCGCGGCAAGCTGCACGCCCTGAGCGCCGGTGCTGAAATCGTTCGTAAGGAACTGTCGGCCTGA
- the fur gene encoding ferric iron uptake transcriptional regulator — MTDSKELKERGLKVTTARIQILEIFQAPGIRHLTADDVYRQLIRQGSEIGLATVYRVLTQLQQAGLLKQVYFESGRALYELDDGEHHDHLICTDCGRVQEFHDKAIEQRQKAIAQERGFQILEHSHVLYGRCLKPDCEYRPEPMMTRKKRED, encoded by the coding sequence ATGACGGATTCAAAAGAGCTTAAAGAGCGTGGCTTGAAGGTGACCACCGCCCGTATCCAGATTCTTGAGATTTTTCAGGCCCCCGGCATTCGTCATTTGACGGCGGACGATGTGTATCGCCAATTGATCCGACAAGGCAGCGAGATTGGCCTGGCGACTGTCTACCGTGTGCTGACTCAATTGCAACAGGCAGGCTTGTTAAAGCAGGTTTATTTCGAATCCGGCCGAGCGCTCTATGAGCTGGATGATGGCGAGCACCATGATCACCTGATCTGCACGGACTGCGGGCGTGTGCAGGAATTTCATGACAAGGCTATCGAGCAGCGACAGAAAGCGATTGCTCAAGAACGGGGTTTTCAGATTCTGGAACATAGCCATGTGCTGTATGGCCGTTGCCTGAAACCCGACTGCGAATATCGCCCGGAACCCATGATGACAAGGAAGAAACGTGAAGACTAA
- the folE2 gene encoding GTP cyclohydrolase FolE2 has translation MTVVLPDPALNDSSYGLTPLSWVGMEGIDLPITVVEPGYMRQPHARVDAQVDLPLAHVKGIHMSRLYRLLNDVPPEQALSPLRLRRLLQSMVESQEDCGTCCARLGFSFDLLVRRPALVTQNLAGWKSYPVVLEARLLDGMFVCKVQVQIGYSSTCPCSAALARQLIEQGFMQAFGKQPVLHADEVAAWLHKHASLATAHSQRSQALVQVDVAEDSENFGFLALIDRVEKALATPLQTAVKRADEQAFAALNGQNLMFVEDAARRIEAALVGYQNPGIQVRHLESLHPHDAVAFKTPLSAEMSLSGLKEGVVL, from the coding sequence ATGACTGTTGTACTTCCCGACCCGGCTTTGAACGATTCCAGCTATGGCCTGACTCCGCTGTCCTGGGTAGGTATGGAAGGAATCGATTTACCCATTACCGTGGTCGAACCGGGTTATATGCGCCAACCTCATGCGCGTGTGGATGCCCAGGTTGATTTGCCGCTGGCGCATGTGAAAGGGATACACATGTCCAGGCTGTACCGCTTGCTGAATGACGTGCCACCAGAGCAAGCCTTGTCACCGTTGAGGCTGCGGCGTCTTTTACAAAGCATGGTGGAGAGCCAGGAGGACTGCGGTACGTGCTGTGCGCGCTTGGGTTTCAGCTTTGATTTACTGGTGCGACGGCCTGCCTTGGTGACGCAGAATCTGGCAGGCTGGAAGTCCTATCCCGTCGTGCTGGAAGCCAGACTTTTAGACGGTATGTTTGTGTGCAAGGTGCAGGTTCAGATTGGCTATTCGTCGACCTGTCCTTGTTCGGCTGCGCTAGCTCGGCAGTTGATTGAACAGGGCTTTATGCAGGCCTTTGGAAAGCAGCCTGTCTTGCATGCTGATGAGGTAGCGGCCTGGCTGCACAAGCATGCCAGTCTGGCCACTGCGCATAGCCAGCGCAGTCAGGCTCTGGTTCAGGTTGACGTAGCGGAGGATAGCGAGAATTTTGGGTTTTTAGCCTTGATTGATCGTGTTGAAAAGGCACTGGCAACCCCCTTGCAAACCGCCGTCAAACGGGCTGACGAACAGGCCTTTGCGGCCTTGAATGGCCAGAACCTGATGTTTGTGGAGGACGCAGCGCGTCGTATAGAAGCGGCCTTGGTGGGCTATCAGAACCCTGGTATTCAGGTCCGCCATTTGGAGAGCCTGCATCCCCATGACGCGGTGGCGTTCAAGACTCCTTTGTCAGCGGAGATGTCCCTTTCAGGGCTTAAGGAAGGCGTGGTGCTATGA
- the zigA gene encoding zinc metallochaperone GTPase ZigA, which produces MTMNPDNTPVDPAARIPVTVLSGFLGAGKTTLLNHILNNREGRRVAVIVNDMSEVNIDAALVRDGGAELSRTDEKLVEMSNGCICCTLREDLLLEVDRLAKEGRFDQLVIESTGISEPLPVAETFTFEGEDGRCLGEVARLDTMVTVVDAFNFLRDYSSQDSIQSRGESLGEEDARTVVDLLIEQIEFCDVLVLNKIDLISEPERERLMAILNSLNPRARIETAEFGKVPLERVLNTGLFDFEEASRAPGWLQELRGTHTPETEEYGIGNFVYRARRPFHPQRFLELVESEWPGVVRSKGFFWLANFPTLAGSWSQAGAVARYHVAGYWWASMPPERWPEDPEAVALIKEKWDERVGDARQELVLIGMDMDEAALRARFDACLLSDEEMASGPSTWTTWTNPFSDWP; this is translated from the coding sequence ATGACGATGAACCCCGATAACACGCCGGTCGATCCCGCGGCCCGCATTCCCGTAACGGTTTTGTCCGGTTTTCTGGGGGCGGGCAAGACGACTTTGTTGAACCACATTCTGAACAATCGCGAAGGTCGCCGCGTCGCCGTCATCGTGAACGATATGAGTGAGGTCAATATAGATGCCGCTCTGGTTCGTGATGGCGGTGCCGAGCTATCGCGCACGGATGAAAAGCTGGTGGAAATGAGCAACGGCTGTATTTGCTGCACCTTGCGAGAGGACTTGCTGCTGGAGGTCGACCGTCTGGCCAAGGAAGGGCGGTTTGATCAGCTGGTGATTGAATCCACCGGTATTTCAGAGCCACTGCCCGTGGCTGAAACCTTTACCTTTGAAGGCGAGGATGGCCGTTGCCTGGGTGAAGTCGCCCGCTTGGACACCATGGTTACGGTGGTGGATGCCTTTAATTTTCTGCGCGACTACAGTTCGCAAGACAGCATTCAGTCCCGTGGCGAATCCCTGGGTGAAGAAGACGCGCGTACCGTTGTGGACTTGCTGATTGAGCAGATCGAGTTCTGTGATGTGCTGGTTCTGAACAAGATTGATTTGATCAGTGAACCAGAGCGTGAACGCCTGATGGCGATTCTGAACAGTCTGAATCCTCGCGCTCGTATTGAGACGGCCGAGTTTGGCAAGGTGCCCTTGGAGCGCGTACTCAACACCGGCTTGTTTGATTTTGAAGAAGCCTCCAGAGCCCCCGGCTGGTTGCAGGAGTTGCGCGGCACGCACACCCCGGAAACGGAGGAGTACGGCATAGGCAACTTTGTTTACCGCGCCCGCCGTCCATTCCATCCACAGCGTTTTCTGGAATTGGTTGAAAGCGAATGGCCGGGCGTGGTGCGCTCCAAAGGGTTTTTCTGGTTGGCGAACTTCCCGACTCTGGCGGGTTCTTGGTCACAGGCTGGCGCGGTGGCTCGTTATCACGTGGCGGGTTACTGGTGGGCTTCCATGCCGCCCGAGCGTTGGCCGGAAGACCCCGAAGCGGTAGCCCTGATCAAGGAAAAATGGGATGAGCGGGTTGGGGACGCGCGTCAGGAGCTGGTTCTGATTGGCATGGATATGGATGAGGCCGCATTGCGCGCCCGTTTCGATGCCTGCCTGTTAAGCGATGAAGAAATGGCCAGCGGCCCCAGCACCTGGACAACATGGACGAATCCGTTTTCAGACTGGCCTTGA
- a CDS encoding acyl-CoA dehydrogenase family protein, with protein MNQPLSPSILNAPEDRYSTHQVLNQALPASGFNAFTGDQVLRDAINREAPWAASRCQALGAVAGDETVQELARLANRHIPELKTHDRFGNRIDWLEFHPSWHELMGLAWQHEVPNLSWRTQEKNGHFARAVLSYLWNQVEHGTGCPTGMAYAAYAGFEAEPALAIWADKLKGTRYEYSRREVGDKPSVVIGYAMTEKQGGSDLRETQTTARFSHSADYHGATAQWYELTGHKWFCSVPQSDGFFTLAKVNGGVTCFFLPRTLPDGRYNRFFVQRLKDKAGNRSNASSEVEYAGTLAIRVGEEGRGIREILSHSHLTRLDFAIGSAGLMRQALTLALRHTTSRKAFGTSIADRPMMSNVLADMAVEVEAATLMSLRVAKATDLMQSSEHERLLARVATPAAKYFNCSRAPSIANEALQCHGGNGFIEENPMARVYREAPLNSVWEGTANMMCMDVRRAMIRDPRTVEAVFNELKPLAGQDKRFDALVQHTERLVRAAIEDEFLARPMTEAVARVLQAAELLRYSSQEVVDVFLSTRSGGDVGSWGAHYGTLGMATSSSVAQKIMRRAMVTD; from the coding sequence ATGAACCAGCCGCTTTCCCCCAGCATTTTGAATGCGCCCGAGGACCGTTACAGCACGCATCAGGTTTTGAATCAGGCTTTGCCCGCCAGTGGTTTCAATGCTTTTACGGGCGATCAGGTTTTACGTGATGCCATCAACCGTGAGGCCCCTTGGGCCGCATCGCGTTGCCAGGCCTTGGGGGCGGTGGCCGGTGATGAGACTGTGCAGGAACTGGCCCGTTTGGCGAACCGCCATATCCCAGAGCTTAAAACGCATGATCGCTTCGGCAATCGGATTGATTGGCTGGAGTTTCACCCCAGCTGGCATGAGTTGATGGGTCTGGCCTGGCAGCACGAGGTGCCCAATTTAAGCTGGCGTACCCAAGAGAAAAACGGCCACTTCGCCCGCGCCGTCTTGTCCTATCTGTGGAATCAGGTGGAGCACGGTACGGGCTGCCCGACCGGCATGGCTTATGCGGCTTATGCCGGTTTCGAGGCTGAGCCTGCTTTGGCGATCTGGGCAGACAAGCTCAAAGGGACACGCTATGAATACAGTCGTCGCGAAGTGGGGGACAAGCCCTCGGTGGTGATTGGTTATGCGATGACCGAAAAGCAGGGGGGCTCAGATCTGCGCGAGACGCAGACGACCGCGCGCTTCTCCCATAGCGCGGATTATCACGGTGCAACGGCGCAGTGGTATGAGCTGACGGGGCATAAGTGGTTCTGTTCGGTGCCGCAGTCCGATGGCTTTTTTACACTGGCTAAAGTCAATGGCGGTGTCACGTGTTTCTTTTTGCCCCGTACCTTGCCGGACGGCCGCTATAACCGCTTTTTTGTGCAACGTCTGAAGGACAAGGCGGGCAATCGTTCCAACGCGTCCAGCGAAGTGGAATATGCCGGCACGCTGGCGATTCGGGTGGGGGAGGAAGGGCGCGGTATTCGGGAAATCCTGTCGCACTCGCATTTGACGCGTCTGGATTTTGCGATTGGTTCCGCAGGTTTGATGCGGCAGGCATTGACTTTGGCTCTGCGTCACACCACATCACGCAAGGCTTTTGGAACCTCGATTGCTGACCGGCCCATGATGAGCAATGTGCTGGCGGATATGGCAGTAGAAGTGGAAGCGGCAACCTTGATGTCCTTGCGAGTCGCCAAGGCCACTGATCTGATGCAAAGCAGTGAACATGAAAGGCTGTTGGCTCGGGTGGCCACGCCTGCGGCTAAATACTTCAATTGCTCGCGCGCGCCCTCTATTGCGAACGAGGCTTTGCAGTGTCATGGCGGTAATGGTTTTATCGAAGAAAACCCCATGGCTCGTGTGTATCGAGAGGCCCCCTTGAACAGTGTTTGGGAAGGGACGGCCAATATGATGTGCATGGATGTGCGGCGCGCCATGATCAGGGATCCGCGCACGGTGGAGGCGGTTTTCAATGAACTCAAACCCTTGGCCGGGCAGGACAAGCGCTTCGATGCGTTGGTGCAGCACACCGAGCGTCTGGTGAGAGCGGCGATCGAGGACGAGTTCCTGGCCCGCCCCATGACCGAAGCCGTCGCCCGCGTCTTGCAGGCGGCGGAGCTGCTGCGCTATAGCTCTCAAGAGGTGGTGGATGTCTTTTTAAGTACGCGCAGCGGCGGGGATGTGGGGTCTTGGGGAGCGCATTACGGCACCTTGGGAATGGCAACGTCCTCCTCAGTCGCGCAGAAAATCATGCGCAGGGCGATGGTCACAGATTGA
- a CDS encoding dihydroorotase, translating into MTPETPKVPTSRTAETTKQHDLRHADLLLCGGTVLTPNGAERIDIACVQGRIMALGDLRPGWSADCVLDLTGLHVLPGVIDSQVHFREPGLEHKENLEAGTRGAVLGGVTAVFEMPNTHPLTLGAADLQAKLDAAQGRSWCDHAFYIGGSALNAESLQELEQLPGCAGIKVFMGSSFGDLLADEDEVLRRILRHGHRRMAVHAEDEARLRERKHIALDSGDVRQHPVWRDVESALKATQRIVRLAAEVNRCLHVLHVSTAEEMQFLATHKHRVTVEVTPHHLSLQAPECCERLGSLAQMNPPVREQAHQDALWQAIRSGVVDVIGSDHAPHTLLEKSQVYPASPSGMTGVQTLLPVMLNHVHAGRLSLQRLVDLTSAGPARIFGLEGKGRIAVGFDADFSIVDLKARRRIRNDWIASVSGWSPYDGIPVVGWPIHTIVRGHCVVLDEALEGQAQGRPLRFLEVP; encoded by the coding sequence ATGACGCCAGAAACCCCGAAGGTTCCTACCTCCCGAACCGCAGAGACGACCAAGCAGCATGATTTGCGTCATGCCGATTTGCTGCTCTGTGGCGGCACGGTGCTCACACCTAACGGTGCCGAGCGCATCGACATCGCCTGTGTACAAGGCCGGATTATGGCTCTTGGTGATTTGCGGCCCGGCTGGAGTGCAGACTGTGTGCTGGACCTTACGGGGTTGCACGTATTGCCAGGGGTGATCGACAGCCAGGTGCATTTCAGAGAGCCAGGGCTGGAGCATAAGGAGAATCTGGAAGCGGGTACACGGGGCGCGGTCCTGGGCGGGGTGACTGCGGTTTTCGAGATGCCCAACACCCATCCCTTGACCTTGGGAGCTGCCGATTTGCAAGCCAAGCTGGATGCCGCCCAAGGCCGCAGCTGGTGTGATCACGCCTTTTATATCGGTGGCTCGGCCTTGAATGCCGAGTCTTTGCAGGAACTGGAGCAGCTCCCAGGTTGTGCAGGCATCAAGGTCTTTATGGGCAGTTCCTTTGGAGACCTATTAGCGGATGAGGACGAAGTCCTGCGCCGCATCTTGCGTCATGGCCACAGACGAATGGCGGTGCATGCGGAGGACGAGGCCAGGCTGCGTGAACGCAAACATATCGCTCTGGATAGTGGTGACGTGCGCCAACACCCCGTTTGGCGTGATGTGGAAAGTGCCTTGAAGGCCACCCAACGCATTGTTCGTCTGGCAGCAGAGGTGAATCGCTGTTTGCATGTGCTGCATGTGTCTACCGCAGAGGAAATGCAGTTTCTGGCCACACACAAACACCGCGTGACAGTAGAAGTGACCCCGCATCATTTAAGCCTGCAAGCCCCGGAATGCTGCGAGCGTCTGGGCAGTCTGGCGCAAATGAATCCGCCGGTGCGCGAGCAAGCCCATCAGGACGCGCTATGGCAGGCGATCCGCTCGGGTGTGGTGGATGTTATCGGCAGCGATCATGCGCCCCATACCTTGCTGGAAAAATCCCAGGTCTATCCCGCTTCACCCAGCGGCATGACTGGCGTGCAAACCTTGCTGCCCGTGATGTTGAACCATGTCCATGCAGGCCGTTTAAGCCTGCAACGGCTGGTGGATTTGACCAGTGCCGGGCCTGCCCGGATTTTTGGTCTGGAAGGCAAGGGACGCATTGCTGTGGGCTTTGATGCGGATTTCAGCATCGTGGATTTGAAGGCACGCCGCCGTATCCGCAATGACTGGATTGCCAGCGTTAGCGGATGGTCTCCCTACGACGGCATACCGGTTGTGGGCTGGCCGATTCACACCATTGTTCGTGGCCATTGTGTTGTTCTTGATGAAGCCTTGGAAGGGCAGGCGCAAGGCAGGCCGCTGCGTTTTCTGGAAGTCCCTTAG
- the yidD gene encoding membrane protein insertion efficiency factor YidD — MKAFLVSVLVLLVRGYQLFISPLLGPRCRFYPTCSQYAIQALRTHGLFKGTWLAARRIVRCHPWHPGGHDPVPALGDQGSHTPKHSGDGRG; from the coding sequence ATGAAAGCCTTTCTTGTCTCTGTCCTGGTCCTGCTGGTTCGCGGCTACCAACTTTTTATCAGCCCATTGCTGGGGCCACGCTGCCGTTTTTATCCGACTTGTTCTCAGTATGCGATTCAGGCTTTGCGAACGCATGGCCTCTTTAAAGGAACCTGGCTGGCCGCACGGCGTATTGTCCGTTGCCACCCCTGGCATCCGGGCGGGCACGACCCTGTTCCGGCTCTTGGCGATCAGGGCAGTCACACACCCAAGCATTCAGGAGACGGCCGTGGATAA
- a CDS encoding TetR/AcrR family transcriptional regulator yields the protein MAYRQTPAVEARLQDNRSRILEAARVLVSEGGWQEAQVASVAAAAGIATGTVYRYFPSKAELFAEVLSLVSQREVDVLTDIAQADGSSMLRLHAAVSTFVKRAMRNPRLAYALIAEPCDKEIDAARLVYRAAISQVIHSLVSTGQDAQEMRQDVQPDIAATVIVGGFMEGLIGPLSPLSRQQHDGTDSYQRQVAALADQIAQMACASVAVPSATP from the coding sequence ATGGCCTATCGTCAAACCCCCGCCGTTGAAGCCCGTCTGCAAGACAATCGCAGCCGTATTCTGGAAGCTGCTCGCGTTTTGGTCAGTGAAGGTGGCTGGCAGGAAGCGCAGGTAGCCAGTGTGGCGGCCGCAGCCGGTATTGCCACCGGGACGGTCTATCGTTACTTCCCCTCCAAGGCCGAGCTGTTCGCGGAAGTCCTGTCGCTGGTGTCCCAGCGTGAGGTGGATGTGCTCACGGACATTGCGCAGGCGGATGGTTCTTCCATGCTGCGCTTGCATGCCGCTGTCTCCACTTTTGTGAAACGTGCCATGCGTAATCCTCGCTTGGCTTATGCCTTGATTGCCGAGCCTTGCGATAAGGAAATCGATGCGGCCCGTCTGGTGTATCGCGCCGCGATCAGCCAGGTCATCCACTCCCTTGTTTCCACAGGTCAGGACGCTCAGGAAATGCGCCAGGATGTGCAGCCCGATATTGCGGCTACCGTCATTGTGGGCGGTTTCATGGAAGGGCTGATTGGCCCGCTTTCTCCTTTAAGCCGTCAGCAGCACGATGGCACGGACAGTTACCAGCGCCAAGTGGCCGCGCTGGCTGACCAGATTGCCCAGATGGCGTGCGCCAGTGTGGCAGTCCCTTCTGCCACGCCTTAG
- a CDS encoding SufE family protein has product MSVATPGIRAGTTLFRLLAIRAVTHPSIQETAVDKEAAPEEPIAQVQQSIVDSFQCLGNWMARYEYLIDLGRSLPDFPDKWRTEANRLHGCQAQVWMVAELRDHRLFFQARSDSAIVTGLLALLMKVYSGRLPEEIISHPPDFLRAIELEQHLSPNRANGLFHMMERIRLTAQDALDAEVAKAKP; this is encoded by the coding sequence TTGTCCGTTGCCACCCCTGGCATCCGGGCGGGCACGACCCTGTTCCGGCTCTTGGCGATCAGGGCAGTCACACACCCAAGCATTCAGGAGACGGCCGTGGATAAGGAAGCAGCACCAGAAGAGCCCATAGCCCAAGTCCAGCAATCCATTGTGGACAGCTTCCAGTGCCTGGGTAACTGGATGGCGCGCTACGAATATCTGATTGATCTGGGACGCTCCTTGCCGGACTTCCCGGACAAATGGCGTACGGAGGCGAACCGCTTGCACGGCTGTCAGGCACAGGTCTGGATGGTCGCTGAATTGCGTGATCACAGGTTGTTTTTTCAGGCTCGTAGTGATTCCGCCATTGTCACGGGCTTGTTGGCTTTATTGATGAAGGTGTATTCGGGGCGTCTGCCTGAAGAAATCATCTCCCATCCCCCCGACTTTTTACGGGCAATTGAACTGGAGCAGCACTTGTCACCGAATCGCGCCAATGGCCTGTTTCACATGATGGAGCGGATTCGTTTGACGGCACAAGACGCTCTGGATGCGGAAGTTGCAAAGGCAAAACCATGA
- the hisI gene encoding phosphoribosyl-AMP cyclohydrolase → MSRRISVEQVEEGHELAPKFDEHGLIACITTDANNGEVLMLGYMNREALEKTIQTGEAHYWSRSRQMLWHKGASSGLVQTVEEMRIDDDQDAVWLRVRVAGSGASCHVGYYSCFYRQVPVGAEHSKDQNLVFVESAKTFDPQEVYGDVPNPTVL, encoded by the coding sequence ATGAGCCGCCGAATTTCGGTAGAGCAAGTGGAAGAGGGTCACGAACTGGCCCCCAAGTTTGACGAGCATGGCCTGATTGCCTGCATCACGACAGACGCTAATAATGGCGAGGTCTTGATGCTGGGTTACATGAACCGGGAAGCCCTGGAAAAAACCATACAGACAGGTGAAGCCCATTACTGGAGCCGCTCGCGTCAAATGCTCTGGCATAAAGGTGCCAGCAGTGGACTGGTGCAGACGGTAGAGGAAATGCGTATCGACGACGACCAGGACGCCGTGTGGCTACGTGTGCGGGTAGCCGGTTCCGGGGCCAGTTGCCACGTGGGCTATTACTCCTGTTTCTACAGACAAGTGCCGGTTGGTGCTGAACATAGCAAGGATCAGAATCTGGTCTTTGTGGAGTCCGCCAAGACCTTTGATCCCCAAGAAGTGTATGGGGATGTGCCCAATCCTACTGTGCTTTAG